In the genome of Struthio camelus isolate bStrCam1 chromosome 22, bStrCam1.hap1, whole genome shotgun sequence, the window CCCACCGCGCTCCCCTCCCTGTTGGGAACAGGGCGAAGCGCCGCTAGTCGAAAGCAGAGGCGCTAATCGCCTGTGTCGGATTTGAGTGCAGGACGCAAAGGTCATGTCTTGGTGGGATTACGGGTATCAGATCACCGCGATGGCCAATCGGACCATTCTGGTGGACAACAACACCTGGAACAACACGCACATCTCTCGAGTTGGCCAGGTAGGCGCCGTCCCTTCTCGGACCCGCGACTCGCTCGTCGGGTTTCCAAGGAACCTTCTCCAGATGATCGTTTTCCTCTTTCTGGAGACCTCTGGAAAATGGGGTTTCTCCTCCAGGTGTGTCTGAATGATGCTGCTTGGTTTCATGTGATGGGGTTACCCCATATTTAATGGCTGCCGCTTGACTGACGCTGTGTTTGTCCCAGGCCATGGCATCTACGGAGGAGAAGGCCTATGAGATCATGAGGGAGCTGGATGTCAGCTACGTGCTGGTCATATTCGGAGGCCTCACCGGATATTCTTCCGACGGTAAGATCTCGCTCTGAGCTGCGGGCAAGGACCGGACAAAAGTAGCTGCGGTGCTTTGCTGGGTTAAACGCGGTGTTTGGCCCAGTAGCGGGTCGCGCAGCGTAACGCAGCGCCTGGGAGGCGTCGCTGGCGATGCGGGAGCCTCCAAAACGCAGCGGAATCCCGCGTCGAGCCGAGGCCGCCCCGGGGAAGGACGGCAGCGCGAAGCAGCAGCCGGGCTAAGCGAAAACCGTGACGATTGCTGCCCCTTGCAGACATCAACAAGTTCCTGTGGATGGTGAGGATCGGGGGGAGCACGGACACGGGGAAGCACATCAAGGAGCACGACTACTACACGCCGACGGGCGAGTTTCGCGTCGACCGCGAGGGCTCCCCGGTGCTGCTCAATTGCCTCATGTACAAGATGTGCTACTACCGCTTCGGGCAGGTCTACACAGAAGCCAGTaagcgcggcagcggcggggggggctctCGCCCTCCGCGCAAGGCGACCTCCTGCCTTGCCAGGAGGAGCCCGGCCCCGTTGCGAGGGCGCCGTCTCGCAGCCGTCTCCCTTTTCCGCCCCTCGCAGAGCGGCCGCCGGGCTACGACCGAGTGCGGAACGCGGAGATCGGGAACAAGGACTTCGAGCTGGACGTGCTGGAGGAGGCCTACACCACAGAGCACTGGCTGGTGCGAATATACaaagtaagggtttttttttttttcctgcaaaataccCAGCCCAAACCCTCTGCGTTCGGAAAAACGTCTTGCACGGGAGttggagggaaaggggaagcagggggcgagcgggggcCCCTCTCCGGCTCCGGGCGCCCGCAGCCGACTAAGCGTTTCCCTCGTTTTCCTTTCCGGCAGGTCAAGGACTTGGATAATCGCGGCCTGTCGCGAACGTAGACGCGCCGTCAGCGCCGCCGCCGACCGCACTGACCTGGCGTTTGCCTGTGAAGCAgtttttgggggttgttttttttttttgttttgttttgttttggggcgTTTTTTTTATATACCATTTGTAAGCGAGTGGATGTTGCTGCCCGCCGAGTCCCGTCCtcgcgcagccgggccgggggggtgaCGGAGGGATTTTTATAAACGCCACCCGGCTCCGGCATCGGAAATAATGGCTTTACCAGGGGTTGATCAAAGGGGaattccaaaaacaaaacaaaaaccaaaccgaGGTGCTGTGGCTCGTCTCCGCTCCGcgcgtccccccaccccgccgccccgggcccgcctgGCGGTGAAATCGCAGCcgcgcgggcgccggcggggcaaAGTCCAGCACAACCTGCCCCGAAACTGGCTAAAACTGTAACTGTGGGGCTGGGCCcaagcagggacccaggcgtccgggagtggggggggagggtgcaggggagacagctgaggggcccaggtgtctggggtggGGGTTGGAGaatggaggggcccaggcgtccggggtgggggggagagagcggaggggcccaggcgtccggggaacagAGCGAAGGAGCCCGGACATCCGGGAGGAGGGAGGCGCggaagggccccggcgtccggggtgggggtggggtgcaggggagagagcggaggggcccaggagtccgggatggggcggggggggggggggaagagagcagaggggcccaggcgtccggggtgggggggggtgcaggggagagagtggaagggcccaggtgtccgggatggggggggaagagcggcggggcccaggcgtccgggatgggggggggtgcaggggagagagcggcggggcccaggcgtccggggagagggggaagagcggcggggcccaggcgtccgggacgggGGGGGCGGGtgcaggcgtccggggggctggAGTGGGGGGGAAGAGAGCGGAGGAGCCCCGACGtccgggaggagggaggcggggaagggccccggcgtccggggcgggagggggcggggcccggggtgCTGCGcgcggcggctgctgccgcccTCGCgtcggcggcgggagcgcggcggggccgggccgggccggggagcggagcggagcggagcggagcggcgggagGATGGCGGTGCCGTTCGTGGAGGACTGGGACCTGGTGCAGACGCTGGGCGAAGGCGCCTACGGGGAGTGAgtgcggccgcgccggggcctgcggggggggccgggccgggccgggcgccgcgcggcTCCCGCGCGCCCGGGGCACGTGCgctgcgcgcccgccgcgcccccccgcgcccccgttCCGCGCCCGCTGCGCCCCCGCTGCACCCCCGTGGCGTGCCCCTTGCGTGCCCGTTGCACCCCCCTTTGCGTGCCTGCTGCGTGCCCATTGCACCCCCACTGCGTGCCCATTGCAGGCCCATTACGTGCCTGTTGCGTGCCCATTGCACCCCCGTTGCGTGCCCGTTGCAGGCCCATTACGTGCCTGTTGCGTGCCCGTTGCTGCCCCATTGCATGTCCATTGTATGCCTGCTGTGTGCCCATTGCAGCCCCATTGCATGCCCATTGCACCCCCGTTGCGTGCCCGTTGCAGGCCCATTATGTGCCTGTTGCGTGCCCGTTGCAGCCCCGTTGCGTGCCCGTTGCAGGCCCATTACGTGCCTGTTGTGTGCCCATTGCACCCCCACTGCGTGCCCGTTGCAGGCCCATTACGTGCCTGTTGTGTGCCCATTGCACCCCCGTTGCGTGCCCGTTGCGTGCCCGTTGCGTGCCCCGTTGCGTGCCCCGTTGCGTGCCCGTTGCAGCCCCGTTGCGTGCCTGTTGCAGGCCCATTACGTGCCTGTTGCGTGCCCGTTGCAGCCCCGTTGCATGCCCATTGCATACCTGTTGCAGCCTGTTGCGTGCCCATTGCACCCCCGTTGCAGGCCAATTACATGCCCGTTGCGCGCCCATTGCAGCCCCATTGTGTGCCCGTTGCGCGCCCGttgcagccccattgcacccTCGTTATGTGCCCGTTGTGTGCCCACTGCACCCCAACTGTGAGCTCACTGTGTACCTATTGCCTGCCTGTTGCAATCCTGTTCCACCCCCACTGCGTGTCCACCGTTCCCCCGTTGCACGCTCACTGCGCCCCCGTCGCGCGCCTGCTGCGCGCCCGTTGCGCCCCCGTTCCTTTGCCGCGGTGCCCGCGGCGCTGACCCCACTGGCCGCCGGCAGGGTGCAGCTGGCCGTGAACCGCCGCACGGAGGAAGCCGTGGCCGTGAAGATCGTGGACATGAAGCGGGCGGCCGACTGCCCGGAGAACATCAGGAAGGAGATCTGCATCAACAAGATGCTCAACCACGAGAACGTCGTCAAGTTCTACGGGCACCGGCGGGAGGGCGCCACGCAGTACCTCTTCCTCGAGTACTGCAGCGGCGGCGAGCTCTTCGACCGCATCGGTACGCGGCGACGGGGGCGCTCAGCGCCACGCGCCTAAGCGGTTTCGCAAATCCTGGCATTATGCGCTTAAGTgctttttttgcaaatttttgCGTGGTGCGGTTAAACAGTTGGCGTTTAAACAAATCTGcaaatttttgtgttttgctctcAAAGCGTCGCCGCGCTTTTTGCGTTTAAGCATTGCTAAATTTTTGCTCTCAAAGCGTCGCCGCGCTTTTTGCTCTCAAAGCGTCGCTGCGTTTTTGCATTTGAGCGTCGCTGCGTTTTTGCATTTAAGCGTCGCCGCGTTTTTGCTCTCCAAGCGTGGCCGCAGCTTTGCGTTGCGCCGCGGCCGCGTGTCGCCCCAgggccggcagccgcggcccctcgccgcccctCACTCGCTCGTTGCCTCCGCGCAGAGCCCGACGTCGGCATGCCCGAGGCCGAGGCGCAGCGCTTCTTCCAGCAGCTCATCGCCGGCGTGGTGAgtggccgggcgccccggccccccgcggccccccccggccccccgcggcccccccggccccgcgccgcagcccccgacccgccgcctccctcccgcagGTTTACCTGCACGGCATCGGCATCACCCACCGCGACATCAAACCCGAAAACCTGCTGCTGGACGAGAGAGGTGCgagccgccccctccgcccggccaaacccccccggccgccgccgccgccgcctcttttagggtttcttccccccccctttttttttttgcccagacaCCCTCAAAATCTCCGATTTCGGCCTGGCCACCGTCTTCAGGCACAACGGCCGCGAGCGGCGCCTCAACAAGATGTGCGGCACCCTGCCCTACGTGGCCCCCGAGCTGCTGAGGCGCGCCGAGTTTCGCGCCGAGCCCGTCGACGTCTGGGCCTGCGGCATCGTGCTCACGGCGATGCTGGCCGGAGGTAACGGCGGCGGCGTTTGCCCTTTGCGCGTTGCGGCGGTTTGAAAGCAGAGAGGGAACGGTGGGGCTTTGCGGGGAAAGCAAAACGTTGCCCGCTCCCCGTTGCTTTCGCGTTTGCAACCCGCTGGTGCCTCTTATGCAGTGCAGTGTTTTAGGAGCAGAGAGCAAACGGGTGCATTTAGTAGAAAAGCCGCGAGCGCGCCCGCTCCCCGTTGCTTTCGCGTTTGCAACTGGCCGGCGGCTTTCGTGCAGTGCAGTACTTTGGGAGCAGAGCGGGAAGCGGGCGCGCTCGGCGGGGAAGGCGCCGCAGCGGCGCCCCGGCACCTTCTACGCGTTGCAGcagcgttttgggggggggggggggcggaggagcCGCTCGAACCGAGGGGTTTCGTTGCGGGGGTCCCGGCGGCGCCGGCAGAGCTGCCCTGGGACCAGCCCAGCGACGAGTGCCAGGAGTACAGCGactggaaggagaggaagacCTACCTGCCGCCGTGGAAGAAGATCGACTCGGCGCCGCTGGGTAGGCGCCGGCGGCGGGTCGgaccccccgtccccccgtccgtccgtccgtccgtccgtccgtgggACGACCTGTCGGCCGTCTCTCGGCAGCCC includes:
- the CHEK1 gene encoding serine/threonine-protein kinase Chk1 isoform X2; the encoded protein is MAVPFVEDWDLVQTLGEGAYGEVQLAVNRRTEEAVAVKIVDMKRAADCPENIRKEICINKMLNHENVVKFYGHRREGATQYLFLEYCSGGELFDRIEPDVGMPEAEAQRFFQQLIAGVVYLHGIGITHRDIKPENLLLDERDTLKISDFGLATVFRHNGRERRLNKMCGTLPYVAPELLRRAEFRAEPVDVWACGIVLTAMLAGEPVAAPGEANDPVLHQAGRRLLLQGPPGGLREDGLRLEEELHEPGHHLDHRPEEQQADLQGEPGGDGEQDPGGLPPLQGRRLGVQAAFPEDQGQAQRHRQHAESVAAPELSRPPRGSCLLLLLLLLLLAGRNALCRASRRRGGPRGRTLPFFVFPPPPSLVLAFPAGAGPPLEAFTK
- the CHEK1 gene encoding serine/threonine-protein kinase Chk1 isoform X1; amino-acid sequence: MAVPFVEDWDLVQTLGEGAYGEVQLAVNRRTEEAVAVKIVDMKRAADCPENIRKEICINKMLNHENVVKFYGHRREGATQYLFLEYCSGGELFDRIEPDVGMPEAEAQRFFQQLIAGVVYLHGIGITHRDIKPENLLLDERDTLKISDFGLATVFRHNGRERRLNKMCGTLPYVAPELLRRAEFRAEPVDVWACGIVLTAMLAGELPWDQPSDECQEYSDWKERKTYLPPWKKIDSAPLALLRKLLAESPGARIAVADIGKDRWYSRPAGRGVKRPPAAPRPDSPGGSRSPLSQDRTRCSTSQPEPGTGAPLGDGGPRHEPARAISFSQPARPEHMLLNSQLLGTPGSSQSPWQRLVKRMTRFFTKLDADCSYRALQEVCEKMGYGWKKSCTNQVTISTTDRRNNKLIFKVNLVEMESKILVDFRLSKGDGLEFKRHFLKIKGKLSDIVSTQKVWLPPS